The Akkermansia muciniphila genome contains a region encoding:
- a CDS encoding Amuc_1099 family pilus-like system protein, protein MSEKQNYDKILLASGIVLGLGVAAYGTLTLLGLNDKYKFTTQVSEKTIEPPAGIKKAVEVNQELSASHELKPIAQETQQYVGFVAPSLWIKEGGMEPFDIVSGPPIHGNIPNKWFLDNGLENEFVYSDVLTRDPDNDGFTVQEEYEAKTLPNDPNSHPPLVNKLFVDEIKQFGFFLGFTQADGNDFTFKGLNRARQELWKNVVQVNGQFGTRKNTKDKPRFELVSVTNKEFKNPSLDMVETDEEAVVKDLKPTKNGQTYTIRRGTKYVIPIIDKKANLTIAAGPERDTSFEVEEGADFQIPGDTKQTYTLKTVDNATQTVTIANKTTGEQTTLSKKK, encoded by the coding sequence ATGTCTGAAAAACAAAACTACGACAAAATCCTGCTGGCTTCCGGCATCGTGCTGGGCCTGGGGGTAGCCGCCTACGGTACGCTGACCCTTCTGGGACTGAATGACAAGTACAAGTTCACCACGCAGGTTTCAGAAAAGACGATTGAACCGCCCGCCGGCATTAAAAAGGCCGTGGAGGTCAATCAGGAGCTTTCCGCCTCCCATGAGCTCAAGCCCATTGCACAGGAAACCCAGCAATACGTGGGCTTTGTAGCGCCCAGTCTCTGGATCAAGGAGGGGGGGATGGAGCCCTTTGACATCGTCTCCGGTCCACCCATCCACGGCAATATTCCGAATAAATGGTTCCTGGACAACGGCCTGGAAAATGAATTCGTTTATTCGGACGTCCTCACCCGCGACCCTGACAACGACGGGTTCACGGTGCAGGAAGAATATGAGGCCAAGACTCTTCCCAATGACCCCAACAGCCACCCGCCCCTTGTCAACAAGCTCTTTGTAGATGAAATCAAGCAGTTCGGCTTCTTCCTGGGCTTCACGCAGGCAGACGGCAATGATTTTACTTTCAAGGGATTAAACCGCGCCAGACAGGAGCTCTGGAAAAACGTCGTCCAGGTTAATGGCCAGTTCGGCACCCGGAAAAACACGAAAGACAAGCCCAGGTTTGAGCTTGTCAGCGTCACCAACAAGGAATTCAAGAATCCCAGCCTGGACATGGTGGAAACGGATGAGGAAGCCGTTGTCAAAGACCTGAAGCCGACCAAAAACGGCCAGACCTACACCATCAGGCGCGGCACAAAATACGTCATTCCAATCATTGATAAGAAAGCAAACCTTACTATCGCCGCCGGCCCCGAGAGGGACACCAGCTTCGAAGTGGAAGAAGGAGCCGACTTCCAGATTCCGGGAGACACCAAACAGACCTACACGCTGAAAACCGTTGATAATGCTACGCAGACCGTAACCATTGCCAACAAAACAACTGGAGAACAAACAACACTGAGCAAGAAAAAATAG
- a CDS encoding Amuc_1100 family pilus-like protein — MSNWITDNKPAAMVAGVGLLLFVGLSVTGYMVNSKRSELDKKISIASKEIKSANAAEITPSRTSNNELEKELNRYAKAVANLETAYKPFLATSALVPTTPTAFQNELKTFRDALIAACKKKNIQITDTSSWLGFQVYSTQAPSVQAASTLGFELKAVNSLANKLTDCGLTKFIKVYRPQLPIENPANNPEEEAEEPNQAPWSPMPLEIAFQGDRESVLKAMNAITDSQEYLFTVNSIRIRNERMMPPPIAGPAAPKPAAAQPAAGAADLRPADEAAAQAAAPAIQQVIKPYMGKEQIFVQVSLNLVHFNQPKAQEPSED; from the coding sequence ATGAGCAATTGGATTACAGACAACAAGCCCGCCGCCATGGTAGCGGGCGTGGGGCTTCTCTTATTCGTGGGGTTATCCGTGACGGGATACATGGTCAATTCCAAACGCAGTGAGCTGGACAAGAAAATCAGCATCGCCTCCAAGGAAATCAAGTCCGCCAACGCGGCTGAAATCACGCCAAGCCGCACGTCAAACAACGAGCTGGAAAAGGAATTGAACCGCTATGCCAAGGCAGTCGCCAATCTGGAAACGGCCTACAAGCCCTTCCTGGCTACCTCCGCGCTGGTTCCCACCACGCCCACCGCGTTCCAGAATGAATTGAAAACGTTCAGGGACGCCCTGATCGCGGCCTGCAAGAAAAAGAACATCCAGATTACGGATACCTCCTCCTGGCTCGGCTTCCAGGTTTACAGCACCCAGGCCCCCAGCGTGCAGGCAGCCTCCACGCTGGGCTTTGAATTAAAAGCGGTCAACAGCCTCGCCAACAAGCTGACGGATTGCGGACTGACCAAGTTCATCAAGGTGTACCGCCCCCAGCTTCCCATTGAAAACCCGGCGAACAACCCGGAAGAGGAAGCTGAGGAGCCCAACCAGGCTCCCTGGTCCCCCATGCCGCTGGAAATCGCCTTCCAGGGTGACCGGGAAAGCGTGCTGAAGGCCATGAACGCCATTACGGACTCCCAGGAGTACCTTTTTACGGTCAACTCCATCAGAATCCGCAATGAACGGATGATGCCCCCCCCCATTGCCGGACCGGCGGCGCCCAAGCCTGCCGCGGCACAGCCTGCGGCGGGAGCGGCGGACCTGAGGCCGGCGGATGAAGCGGCAGCCCAAGCCGCGGCTCCGGCCATCCAGCAAGTCATCAAGCCTTACATGGGCAAGGAGCAGATCTTTGTCCAGGTCTCCCTGAACCTGGTCCACTTCAACCAGCCCAAGGCGCAGGAACCGTCTGAAGATTAA
- a CDS encoding Amuc_1101 family PilM-like pilus complex protein — MANSRQIVALNVGSQRVSMGVFSKTSKDALILDRYATRLVVLDPSAEGLRLTKIGEAIADLVQELNVKGSVANYSVSGQSVFIRFVKLPALDDTDVEQLIRFEAQQHVPFPLDEVVWDYHLLPAKGLEREAVLVAIKAEDLDTLNDEIVSHGLSTGKVDCALTSLYNAYVDSYPEETEPVMLIDIGAKSTDLIYSEQGRFFTRSISAGGIFVTSSIAREFNVPFMEAERLKTTSGLVSMSNGQTEGLDPATANLATVIRTAMTRLASEIQRTTNHYRAQMNGSAPVKAYLCGGGASLPYTKEFLEDKLGIPISFFNPMHNVGVGSGVDVNTISREAFILGGLIGTAVNAIGRASLNIDLEPTAIAKKRANQKKMPAIIAGVAIAVIGAAAYAVTGYMGVKKAEETLANVQPTVTSIKSEQSALRQKEQELKKLDSTLAAYQQLTLQRYGYADIIKHLLEQSEHKDYPYWFTDFEPLAHFNPEDTTQITGYSVIKDSFTSDKNTSLVDDIRTEAAANAANDDEQTVYSVNALRLTGFVRRSLGGQRIVQDLQAKIDGNKDSLFTFRHGDVKLEARQIMELGAKDAKIDAAAGPFVPFKLVLPLKTPIPVHFNK; from the coding sequence ATGGCTAATTCACGACAAATCGTCGCATTAAACGTAGGTTCCCAGAGAGTATCCATGGGCGTCTTTTCCAAGACCTCCAAGGACGCCCTCATTCTGGACCGCTATGCTACGCGCCTCGTAGTGCTGGACCCGTCAGCGGAAGGCTTGCGCCTGACGAAAATAGGGGAGGCGATCGCCGACCTCGTCCAGGAACTCAATGTCAAAGGCAGCGTCGCCAACTATTCCGTTTCCGGTCAATCCGTATTCATCCGCTTCGTCAAGCTTCCGGCCCTGGATGATACGGATGTGGAACAGCTCATCCGCTTTGAAGCCCAGCAGCACGTCCCCTTCCCGCTGGATGAAGTGGTGTGGGACTACCACCTTCTCCCGGCCAAGGGCCTGGAACGTGAAGCCGTCCTGGTGGCCATCAAGGCGGAAGACCTGGACACCCTTAATGATGAAATCGTCTCCCACGGACTTTCCACCGGCAAGGTGGACTGCGCGCTGACTTCCCTGTACAACGCTTATGTGGACAGCTACCCGGAAGAAACGGAGCCGGTAATGCTCATCGACATAGGCGCCAAGTCCACGGACCTCATTTACAGTGAACAGGGCCGCTTCTTCACCCGCAGCATTTCCGCAGGCGGCATTTTCGTCACGTCCTCCATCGCCCGTGAATTCAACGTCCCCTTCATGGAGGCGGAACGCCTGAAGACCACCAGCGGCCTCGTTTCCATGAGCAATGGGCAGACGGAGGGGCTGGACCCCGCCACGGCCAACCTGGCTACCGTCATCCGCACGGCCATGACCCGGCTCGCGTCTGAAATCCAGCGCACCACCAACCATTACCGCGCCCAGATGAACGGAAGCGCGCCCGTCAAGGCCTACCTGTGCGGCGGCGGCGCATCCCTGCCCTACACCAAGGAATTCCTGGAAGACAAGCTCGGCATTCCCATCTCCTTCTTCAACCCCATGCACAACGTGGGCGTGGGCTCCGGCGTGGATGTCAACACCATTTCCCGTGAAGCCTTCATCCTGGGCGGCCTGATCGGCACCGCCGTCAACGCCATCGGCAGGGCTTCCCTCAACATTGACCTGGAACCCACGGCAATTGCCAAAAAGCGGGCCAACCAGAAAAAGATGCCCGCCATTATCGCAGGGGTCGCCATCGCCGTCATCGGCGCCGCGGCCTATGCCGTGACGGGATACATGGGCGTCAAGAAGGCGGAGGAAACCCTGGCAAACGTCCAGCCCACCGTCACTTCCATCAAGTCGGAACAATCCGCCCTGCGCCAGAAGGAGCAAGAGCTGAAAAAGCTGGACTCCACCCTGGCTGCCTACCAGCAGCTCACGCTCCAGCGTTACGGTTATGCGGATATTATCAAGCACCTGCTGGAACAGTCGGAACACAAGGACTATCCCTACTGGTTCACGGATTTTGAACCGCTGGCGCACTTCAACCCGGAGGATACCACCCAGATCACGGGCTATTCCGTCATCAAGGACTCCTTCACGTCTGACAAGAACACGTCCCTGGTGGATGACATCAGGACGGAAGCCGCCGCAAATGCCGCCAACGATGACGAGCAAACCGTCTACAGCGTTAACGCCCTGCGCCTGACCGGCTTTGTCCGTCGCAGCCTGGGCGGCCAAAGAATCGTCCAGGACCTCCAGGCAAAGATAGACGGGAACAAGGACTCCCTGTTCACCTTCAGGCACGGAGACGTCAAGCTGGAAGCCCGCCAGATCATGGAACTGGGCGCCAAGGACGCCAAGATAGACGCGGCGGCCGGGCCCTTTGTTCCCTTCAAGCTGGTGCTTCCGTTGAAAACGCCCATTCCCGTGCATTTTAACAAATAA
- a CDS encoding Amuc_1102 family pilus-like protein, translating into MKSILNTITAMLAAVLFIPVASAQTTSNPRMQVKVTLEKLSLYMRQSPNVMTQDDPRPLPKPKRWADFEIPFKVDAAPAPKSGYIDSLTFKFYIAVVNPDRARQYLKLYKEVKYVNVPVGEATYASVYLSPSSVKRITGSEGGRGKWVKYQGVVVEYNGKIVATYSSERGKMEKWWTIQSPSIVETSYYPLLNKDETPFSVYWYDRYPEIMRPNSTQPASSPAPAPFGAPAETPAADGE; encoded by the coding sequence ATGAAATCCATCCTTAACACTATCACGGCCATGCTGGCTGCGGTGCTTTTCATTCCTGTGGCATCGGCGCAAACCACCAGCAACCCCAGAATGCAGGTGAAGGTCACACTGGAGAAGCTGTCCCTGTACATGCGCCAGTCCCCCAACGTCATGACCCAGGACGATCCCCGGCCCCTGCCCAAGCCGAAGAGATGGGCGGATTTTGAGATACCCTTCAAGGTGGACGCCGCACCCGCGCCCAAGTCCGGCTACATCGACTCCCTGACGTTTAAATTTTATATTGCCGTGGTCAATCCGGACCGCGCCCGCCAGTACCTGAAACTTTACAAGGAAGTCAAGTACGTCAACGTTCCCGTAGGGGAAGCCACATATGCCTCCGTCTACCTGTCCCCCTCTTCCGTCAAGCGCATTACCGGTTCCGAAGGCGGCAGGGGCAAATGGGTGAAGTACCAGGGCGTGGTGGTGGAATACAACGGCAAAATAGTCGCCACCTACTCCTCTGAACGCGGCAAGATGGAAAAATGGTGGACCATCCAGTCCCCCAGCATCGTGGAAACCTCCTATTATCCCCTGCTGAACAAGGATGAAACGCCCTTCTCCGTGTACTGGTATGACCGCTATCCGGAAATCATGCGGCCCAACAGTACGCAGCCGGCTTCCAGCCCGGCTCCCGCCCCGTTCGGAGCTCCCGCGGAAACCCCGGCGGCGGACGGCGAGTAA
- a CDS encoding M42 family metallopeptidase, with protein sequence MAIDSELLEKFSEAHGISGHEDEVRNLVAGELAGCGEFSTDGSGCLFCTNGDSGPRVMLAAHMDEIGFLVQNITGNGFLQLVGIGGWWPHTLLSQRVLVKTRSGRSIQGVIGSKPPHFLPEGQRNSVMSMEALFVDVGAESAEQARNEFGIHLGDPVVPDVKFTSLENPFRVMGKAFDNRAGLSVMIEAFKTLCREGHPNTLIAAATVQEEVGTRGARTAGAAMRPDCVIVLEGPPADDTPGFTLPDSQGVLGGGVQIRLFDPTAITNPRLAALAEEAAVKAGIPFQLTVRRSGGTDAGALHLSGKGVPCIVLGIPTRYIHAHNGVLDLRDYRAAVELTVALARSLDHEAVEALTHYLP encoded by the coding sequence ATGGCGATTGATTCGGAGCTGCTGGAAAAGTTTTCAGAGGCCCATGGCATTTCAGGGCATGAGGATGAAGTGCGGAACCTTGTGGCGGGGGAGCTGGCGGGATGCGGGGAATTTTCCACCGACGGTTCCGGGTGCCTCTTCTGCACCAATGGTGATTCCGGCCCCCGCGTGATGCTGGCCGCCCACATGGATGAGATTGGCTTCCTGGTGCAGAATATTACCGGGAACGGCTTTCTGCAACTGGTGGGCATAGGCGGCTGGTGGCCGCATACCCTGTTGAGCCAGCGTGTTTTGGTGAAGACGCGCTCCGGCCGCAGCATTCAGGGGGTAATAGGTTCCAAGCCTCCCCATTTTCTGCCGGAAGGCCAGCGCAACAGCGTCATGAGCATGGAAGCCCTGTTTGTGGATGTGGGCGCGGAAAGCGCGGAACAGGCGCGGAATGAATTCGGCATTCACCTGGGTGACCCCGTGGTGCCGGACGTAAAATTCACCTCTCTGGAAAATCCCTTCCGGGTCATGGGCAAGGCCTTTGACAACCGCGCCGGACTTTCCGTGATGATAGAAGCGTTCAAGACGCTGTGCCGGGAGGGGCATCCCAATACCCTGATTGCGGCCGCTACGGTGCAGGAGGAAGTGGGGACCAGGGGCGCCAGGACGGCCGGAGCCGCCATGCGCCCGGATTGCGTCATCGTGCTGGAAGGACCGCCCGCGGACGATACCCCCGGCTTTACATTGCCGGACTCCCAGGGAGTCCTGGGCGGCGGCGTGCAGATCAGGTTGTTTGACCCCACGGCCATCACCAACCCGCGGCTGGCCGCCCTGGCGGAGGAAGCGGCGGTGAAGGCGGGCATCCCCTTCCAGTTAACGGTGCGCCGCTCCGGTGGAACGGATGCGGGCGCCCTTCATCTCTCCGGCAAGGGAGTCCCCTGCATTGTACTGGGAATCCCCACCCGGTACATTCACGCCCATAACGGCGTGCTGGACCTGCGGGATTACCGTGCGGCGGTGGAACTGACGGTGGCGCTGGCGCGTTCCCTGGACCATGAAGCCGTGGAAGCCCTTACCCATTACCTGCCCTGA
- the lgt gene encoding prolipoprotein diacylglyceryl transferase — MNPTAYVHDLDPVIWQVTDSIALRWYGLAYLMGFIGGYFLLSWLSRRKLYPVPQDKLADFVTYVAIFGVLIGGRLGYVLFYQIPNHGWSQFLADPLMALRVWEGGMASHGGMIGVGLYTFYYAWKHRVKWVALLDGLAIVAPVGLFFGRMANFINGELYGRIVSPGSTQGMIFPAELSQDPDLFVRVASRIYETPGLVDKLSLSGVAVPEHMNAAWVVDRVRDTPAIKEIVSEMMQDHARYPSQLYEAFAEGVLLFAVLWFIRVKFPRAWNGVFCGVFAILYAIGRIVCEEYREPDSPFSMGLTRGQFLSVFLVLVGVAFLIYAFKTRQTVQECTFYDPEKKNKEESAGKTA; from the coding sequence ATGAACCCGACTGCTTACGTACACGACCTGGACCCCGTCATCTGGCAGGTTACGGACTCCATCGCCCTGCGCTGGTATGGCCTGGCCTACCTGATGGGCTTCATAGGAGGATACTTTCTGCTCTCCTGGCTGTCCCGCCGGAAGCTGTACCCCGTTCCGCAGGACAAGCTGGCGGACTTTGTCACCTATGTAGCGATCTTCGGCGTCCTGATCGGCGGACGGCTGGGATACGTGCTCTTTTACCAGATACCCAATCATGGCTGGTCCCAGTTTCTGGCTGACCCATTGATGGCCTTGCGGGTATGGGAGGGAGGCATGGCCAGCCACGGGGGAATGATCGGCGTGGGGCTGTATACGTTTTATTATGCGTGGAAGCACCGCGTCAAATGGGTGGCCCTGCTGGACGGCCTGGCTATTGTAGCGCCCGTGGGGCTGTTCTTTGGCCGCATGGCCAACTTTATCAACGGGGAACTGTATGGGCGCATTGTCTCCCCCGGCTCCACGCAGGGAATGATCTTTCCGGCGGAACTTTCCCAGGATCCGGACCTGTTTGTCCGCGTGGCCTCCCGCATTTATGAAACGCCCGGCCTGGTAGACAAGCTTTCCCTTTCCGGGGTGGCCGTTCCGGAGCACATGAACGCCGCCTGGGTGGTTGACCGGGTGAGGGATACGCCCGCCATCAAGGAAATTGTGAGCGAAATGATGCAGGACCATGCGCGCTACCCCTCCCAATTATATGAGGCATTTGCGGAAGGGGTGCTTCTTTTTGCGGTTCTGTGGTTCATCCGGGTGAAATTCCCGCGTGCCTGGAATGGCGTCTTCTGCGGCGTCTTTGCCATTCTGTATGCTATTGGCAGAATCGTCTGCGAGGAATACCGGGAGCCGGATTCCCCCTTCTCCATGGGCCTGACCCGCGGGCAGTTCCTCTCCGTCTTCCTCGTTCTGGTGGGCGTGGCTTTCTTGATCTATGCCTTTAAAACCAGGCAGACGGTTCAGGAATGCACCTTCTATGATCCGGAGAAGAAGAACAAGGAGGAATCAGCCGGGAAGACTGCTTAA